One segment of Bacteroidota bacterium DNA contains the following:
- a CDS encoding HAMP domain-containing histidine kinase, with translation MSKTRILWLGSALLLVAALGLGGYAYLSGDSWLIARIQQQANRDFHAQLEAVQAHPEHYLHPPAEEPMGLIALITDRQGQVLSWSSSRLVPPQRSLRQFVRAGQAGLLRQGTHYLYCLPILRGDSAWVFLFPLYLGSPIHNEYLQSHAYLGGAHSATLDQAARTWPIRQVPGPMQLAYYSPQGQYLFGLQVTDTEPLRRQPMGLAALLLLLSCLLAVYAGYMRLRRRLHGALADAILILTLVGLRLLLFPLHLPGSLIQTGLFSSQVLAVNQLNPSLGDLSLNSLLGFLLVYRLYVRLPHQQLARWLQRRAPASWWLWNVFSFTLGFGLFQAFFYWFARIVNNSKIYFEFSDLSRLDAYSYLVFLNIALFLLSIFLLQYLLAGVTLQLRPRPGRPYSRSALLLLFGFLLAGLYLLYLPSDLPLLVVFAAYVLAIHLFRAQVGARLRFSLVQAATLFGLFAVVTNFAVSRSLEANRVGTLQYYAKIRYSRVQDPFTDFYFGEVIANIRADASLWQPDTTIDATGNPYQDAINRILHNHLVNNIKGYDFRVFLFNAYKRRLDTQADLTPYPVWRNQRLMQQAPGQNGHLLTVPYNRSFTREIYIGRFDVYPSDPNFGRITLQIELYPKRIIRDKLYPQLMQDASLKNKLNVPYGFEIGLYSNGRLVQQVENTLGQRGQSFPVRFEARYGGIRQDTLLYGDARFYELVSFHDKNRIIVARAPRRTFFNQLTAVSFLFYFFLLLYLLVRLPAMASRVRQGWLGRVRHSFVARIEFFLVLISLVPLVIFWLLTTNVLNRYFQQEIDEDLQHALQQAGAVLEDSEGLTALLRQSANEESPQSRSELNLLSNLLGSDLNVYDQAGYLRATTRPRLYQASLSSPYMNPDALKTLSAGQAPSTLVKERIGNLSFLSGYIPLYNDRFEPQGYLNIPYLAQQDALDFQIEKFLAYLINVYVFIIMILVLVGIFMSRSLTHPLMMLRQRLEQTSLGLANEPIPWDSRDEIGRIIQSYNQMLEKLAESEQKLSQSQRNQAWTEMARQVAHEIKNPLTPMKLSLQHLARAADAEPEKQRAMLQKVTQTLLTQIESLTAIANSFKDYARMPAYNPQPVLLGKLLSEVHGLYEGTEQVDIRLRLPAQEVYILGDANQLNRVLVNLVRNALQAIDRPDGWLEIRLYTEAGLAIVEVADNGSGIPEEIRARIFEPNFSTKSSGMGLGLALARRMVESMGGQIDFSSETGAGTTFVLRFPLHAPPA, from the coding sequence TTGAGCAAAACGCGCATACTATGGCTGGGCAGTGCCCTGCTGCTGGTGGCGGCACTAGGCCTGGGTGGCTATGCCTACCTGAGCGGCGATAGCTGGCTCATTGCACGCATCCAGCAGCAGGCCAATCGCGATTTTCATGCACAGCTGGAGGCCGTGCAGGCTCATCCGGAGCACTACCTGCATCCGCCAGCCGAGGAGCCCATGGGGCTGATTGCCCTCATTACCGACCGCCAGGGGCAGGTGCTCAGCTGGAGCAGCAGCCGGCTGGTGCCCCCCCAGCGGAGCCTCCGGCAGTTTGTGCGGGCGGGCCAGGCGGGCCTGCTACGCCAGGGCACCCACTACCTGTACTGCCTGCCCATACTGCGCGGAGACTCTGCCTGGGTGTTTCTCTTCCCCCTATACCTGGGCAGCCCCATCCACAATGAGTATCTGCAGAGCCATGCCTACCTGGGCGGTGCCCATAGTGCCACCCTGGATCAGGCTGCACGCACCTGGCCCATCCGCCAGGTGCCGGGCCCCATGCAGCTGGCCTACTACAGCCCACAGGGCCAGTACCTCTTTGGCCTACAGGTTACGGATACGGAGCCGCTGCGCAGGCAGCCCATGGGCCTGGCTGCCCTGCTGCTGCTGCTTAGCTGCCTGCTGGCGGTATATGCCGGCTACATGCGGCTGCGCCGCCGCCTGCATGGGGCCCTGGCCGATGCCATCCTTATACTCACCCTGGTAGGCCTGCGCCTATTGCTCTTCCCACTACACCTGCCCGGCAGCCTGATACAGACGGGGCTCTTTAGCAGCCAGGTGCTGGCTGTAAACCAGCTGAACCCCTCGCTGGGCGACCTCAGCCTCAATAGCCTGCTAGGCTTCCTCCTTGTATACCGCCTGTACGTGCGCCTTCCGCATCAGCAGCTGGCACGCTGGCTGCAGCGCAGGGCACCCGCTAGCTGGTGGCTCTGGAATGTCTTCAGTTTTACGCTTGGCTTTGGCCTTTTTCAGGCTTTCTTCTATTGGTTTGCCCGCATTGTAAACAACTCCAAGATCTACTTCGAGTTTTCAGACCTCTCTCGCCTGGATGCCTACTCCTATCTGGTTTTTCTGAACATTGCGCTTTTTCTGCTCAGCATCTTCCTGCTACAGTACCTGCTGGCCGGTGTTACGCTGCAGCTACGGCCCCGCCCGGGTAGGCCCTATAGCCGCTCGGCCCTGCTCCTGCTCTTTGGCTTCCTGCTGGCCGGCCTCTACCTGCTCTACCTGCCGTCAGACCTGCCCCTGCTGGTGGTGTTTGCAGCCTATGTGCTGGCCATCCACCTCTTCCGGGCGCAGGTGGGTGCCCGCCTGCGCTTCAGCCTGGTGCAGGCGGCCACCCTGTTCGGCCTCTTTGCGGTAGTAACCAACTTTGCTGTGAGCCGTAGCCTGGAGGCCAACCGCGTGGGCACCCTGCAGTACTATGCAAAGATTCGCTATAGCCGGGTGCAAGACCCCTTTACAGACTTCTATTTCGGCGAAGTAATTGCGAACATACGGGCCGATGCCAGCCTGTGGCAGCCCGATACCACCATCGATGCTACCGGAAACCCCTATCAGGATGCCATTAACCGCATCCTGCACAATCACCTGGTAAATAACATAAAGGGCTACGATTTTCGCGTTTTCCTCTTCAACGCCTACAAGCGGCGGCTAGACACACAGGCCGACTTAACGCCCTATCCCGTATGGCGAAACCAGCGGCTGATGCAGCAGGCACCGGGGCAAAACGGCCACCTGCTTACCGTGCCTTACAATCGGAGCTTCACGCGGGAGATCTACATCGGTCGATTCGACGTGTACCCAAGCGACCCAAACTTTGGGCGCATTACCCTCCAGATAGAGCTATACCCCAAGCGCATCATACGCGATAAGCTGTACCCCCAGCTGATGCAGGATGCCTCGCTAAAAAACAAGCTGAATGTGCCATACGGCTTTGAAATAGGCCTGTATAGCAATGGGCGGCTGGTGCAGCAGGTGGAAAATACCCTGGGCCAGCGCGGCCAGTCTTTTCCTGTCCGGTTTGAGGCTCGCTATGGCGGCATTCGGCAAGACACCCTGCTGTACGGAGACGCCCGCTTCTACGAGTTGGTAAGCTTTCACGACAAAAACCGCATAATCGTGGCCCGGGCCCCACGCCGCACGTTCTTCAATCAGCTTACGGCGGTTAGCTTCCTGTTCTACTTTTTCCTGCTGCTCTACCTGCTGGTGCGGCTGCCCGCCATGGCCAGCCGGGTACGCCAGGGCTGGCTAGGCCGGGTACGGCATAGCTTTGTAGCACGCATCGAGTTTTTTCTGGTGCTGATTAGCCTGGTACCCTTGGTCATCTTCTGGCTGCTCACTACCAATGTTCTTAACCGATATTTCCAGCAAGAAATAGACGAGGACCTGCAGCATGCCCTGCAGCAGGCCGGTGCCGTGCTGGAGGACAGCGAGGGCCTGACGGCCCTGCTACGCCAGTCCGCCAACGAGGAAAGCCCACAGAGCCGAAGCGAGCTAAACCTGCTGAGCAACCTGCTGGGCAGCGACCTGAACGTGTATGACCAGGCAGGATACCTGCGTGCCACCACCCGCCCCCGCCTGTACCAGGCTAGCCTGAGCAGCCCCTACATGAACCCCGATGCCCTGAAAACCCTGAGCGCAGGCCAGGCACCATCTACCCTGGTGAAGGAGCGAATCGGGAACCTGAGCTTCCTCAGCGGCTACATTCCGCTGTACAATGATCGTTTCGAACCCCAGGGCTACCTGAACATCCCCTACCTGGCCCAGCAGGACGCGCTGGACTTTCAGATCGAGAAGTTCCTTGCCTACCTCATCAACGTGTATGTCTTCATCATCATGATCCTGGTGCTGGTGGGCATTTTTATGAGCCGCAGCCTCACCCATCCGCTGATGATGCTGCGGCAGCGCCTGGAGCAAACCAGCCTGGGCCTGGCAAACGAGCCCATACCCTGGGACAGCCGGGATGAAATCGGGCGTATCATCCAGAGCTATAACCAGATGCTGGAAAAGCTGGCAGAAAGTGAGCAAAAGCTGAGCCAAAGCCAGCGAAACCAGGCCTGGACAGAGATGGCCCGCCAGGTAGCGCACGAGATAAAAAACCCGCTGACGCCCATGAAACTGAGCCTGCAGCACCTGGCCCGTGCTGCCGACGCTGAGCCCGAAAAGCAGCGGGCCATGCTGCAGAAGGTAACCCAAACCCTGCTGACGCAGATCGAGTCGCTAACTGCCATAGCCAACAGCTTCAAAGACTATGCCCGCATGCCTGCCTACAACCCACAGCCGGTGCTGCTAGGCAAACTGCTGAGCGAGGTGCACGGCCTGTATGAGGGTACCGAGCAGGTGGACATACGCCTACGGCTACCTGCGCAGGAGGTGTACATACTGGGCGATGCTAACCAGCTGAACCGTGTGCTGGTAAACCTGGTGCGCAATGCCCTGCAGGCCATAGACCGCCCCGATGGCTGGCTGGAGATCCGGCTGTATACCGAAGCAGGCCTGGCCATCGTTGAGGTAGCAGACAACGGAAGTGGCATACCCGAGGAAATTCGCGCCCGCATCTTCGAGCCCAATTTCTCCACCAAATCCAGCGGCATGGGCCTGGGCCTGGCCCTCGCACGCCGGATGGTAGAGAGTATGGGGGGCCAGATCGACTTCAGCAGCGAAACCGGGGCGGGTACCACCTTCGTGCTACGTTTCCCGCTACATGCACCCCCGGCATAA
- the rfaD gene encoding ADP-glyceromanno-heptose 6-epimerase gives MIIVTGAAGFIGSYVAGELNQQGYTDLVLVDDFGRADKRPNWETKLCTERVERSQFIAWLQGKEARVQGILHLGARTDTTDPNRGPFEELNLAYSKALWQYCTQHQVPFIYASSAATYGDGSLGFSDTPPNSEHLQPLNPYAWSKNEFDKWVLSQKESPFFWAGLKFFNVYGPNEYHKARMASVVFHAFHQIRETGQLKLFKSHRADYGHGEQQRDFIYVRDLARVIRWLMEQRPGSGIFNLGTGQARSFNDLGRAIFAAMGLQPRIEYIDMPADLRNSYQYYTQAEMQRLRTLGYTPAFDSIEAGVQDYVQGYLQQGLYF, from the coding sequence ATGATCATTGTAACAGGAGCGGCGGGCTTTATCGGCAGCTATGTGGCTGGGGAGCTAAACCAGCAGGGCTATACGGATCTGGTATTGGTAGACGACTTTGGCCGTGCGGACAAAAGGCCCAACTGGGAAACCAAGCTGTGTACCGAGCGCGTAGAGCGAAGCCAGTTTATAGCCTGGCTGCAGGGCAAGGAGGCCCGCGTGCAGGGCATCCTCCACCTGGGTGCCCGCACAGACACGACCGACCCCAACCGGGGCCCTTTTGAAGAGCTGAACCTGGCCTACAGCAAGGCCCTGTGGCAGTACTGCACCCAGCACCAGGTTCCCTTTATCTATGCCAGTAGTGCCGCTACCTATGGCGATGGCAGCCTGGGTTTTTCCGATACGCCCCCCAATAGCGAGCACCTGCAGCCCCTGAACCCCTACGCCTGGTCCAAAAACGAGTTTGACAAATGGGTGCTGAGCCAAAAAGAGAGCCCCTTCTTCTGGGCAGGGCTCAAGTTTTTCAACGTATACGGCCCCAACGAGTACCACAAGGCCCGTATGGCCAGCGTGGTGTTTCACGCCTTCCACCAGATCCGGGAAACCGGCCAGCTCAAGCTCTTCAAGAGCCACCGGGCTGACTATGGCCATGGCGAGCAGCAGCGAGACTTTATCTATGTGCGAGACCTGGCCCGCGTTATCCGCTGGCTGATGGAGCAGCGCCCTGGTAGTGGCATCTTCAACCTGGGCACCGGCCAGGCCCGCAGCTTCAACGATCTGGGCCGTGCCATCTTTGCTGCCATGGGCCTGCAGCCCCGCATTGAGTACATCGATATGCCCGCTGACCTCCGCAATAGCTATCAGTACTACACCCAGGCCGAGATGCAGCGCCTCCGAACCCTGGGCTACACCCCTGCGTTTGATAGCATAGAGGCCGGCGTGCAAGACTATGTGCAAGGCTACCTGCAGCAGGGCTTGTATTTCTAG
- a CDS encoding bacillithiol biosynthesis cysteine-adding enzyme BshC, with the protein MSWPLHYPPLVRAYLDAAPQLAGFYSQAPRTANWPALMQAAQLDATGRQRLVQVLRAQHTGAPAPVQQQIDSLLLPTTFTLTTGQQAGLAGGPLYTWYKAISTLKWAQQLNSQYPDYHVVPLFWVASEDHDADEVNHYWHGYHDRRSYGGHIQGPVGRHHTVAALLPDMPAVWKQYWQEQPTWGQAFRHLLQDLLGPYGMLVLDADDRQLKEAFAPIMRAELLDGAAAQPLQQQTEALQALGYHPQLHIRPLNLFYQQPGLRSRLERQGDTFRLVETGQRLSRTDLERLLAETPEALSPNAALRPLYQQCILPNLAYIGGNAELAYWLQLRPMFDQFGIAYPLLLPRLQALAILPAQQEQLRLLGLGLQEVLLPLHQLRQLLLPAVYNTEALHDQLNQMALQYEALDKLVAGTGQDKTVASAQRRFVQWARRLQARVGQQQLQGYAPYHQARRLQDQIQPAGLTQERVLALPALGGNPHERIAQMMQALVPSAEKMQIWELQAP; encoded by the coding sequence ATGAGCTGGCCTCTGCACTATCCACCACTAGTACGGGCCTACCTGGATGCCGCCCCGCAGCTGGCAGGCTTCTACAGCCAGGCACCCCGCACGGCCAACTGGCCCGCCCTGATGCAGGCCGCACAGCTGGATGCCACGGGGCGCCAGCGCCTGGTGCAGGTGCTGCGTGCCCAGCATACTGGCGCACCCGCCCCGGTGCAGCAGCAGATAGACAGCCTGCTGCTGCCCACCACCTTCACCCTTACCACCGGCCAGCAGGCAGGCCTGGCAGGTGGCCCCCTGTATACCTGGTACAAGGCGATTAGTACCCTGAAGTGGGCCCAGCAGTTGAATAGCCAATACCCCGACTATCACGTTGTGCCCCTCTTCTGGGTAGCGAGCGAGGACCATGATGCCGATGAGGTAAACCACTACTGGCACGGCTACCACGATAGGCGCAGCTATGGCGGGCACATACAGGGCCCAGTGGGCAGGCACCACACGGTGGCCGCACTGCTGCCGGATATGCCCGCAGTGTGGAAGCAGTACTGGCAGGAGCAGCCCACCTGGGGCCAGGCCTTTCGGCACCTGTTGCAGGACCTGCTAGGCCCCTATGGTATGCTGGTGCTGGATGCAGATGACCGCCAGCTGAAGGAGGCCTTTGCGCCCATTATGCGGGCCGAGCTGCTGGATGGGGCCGCTGCACAGCCCCTGCAGCAGCAGACCGAGGCCCTGCAAGCACTGGGCTACCACCCCCAGCTCCACATCCGCCCGCTCAACCTATTCTACCAGCAGCCGGGCCTACGCTCCCGCCTGGAGCGACAGGGCGACACGTTCCGCCTGGTAGAGACCGGCCAACGCCTGAGCCGAACCGACCTGGAGCGCCTACTGGCCGAAACCCCCGAGGCCCTAAGCCCCAATGCTGCCCTGCGCCCCCTGTACCAGCAGTGCATCCTGCCCAACCTGGCATACATAGGCGGCAATGCCGAGCTGGCCTACTGGCTGCAGCTGCGGCCTATGTTCGATCAGTTTGGCATAGCCTACCCCCTGCTGCTGCCCAGGCTACAGGCCCTAGCGATACTACCTGCCCAGCAGGAGCAGCTCCGACTACTCGGCCTGGGCCTGCAGGAGGTGCTGCTGCCCCTGCACCAGCTGCGCCAGCTGCTGCTACCCGCCGTGTACAACACCGAGGCCCTGCACGACCAGCTGAACCAGATGGCCCTGCAGTACGAGGCCCTGGACAAGCTGGTGGCCGGCACAGGCCAGGATAAAACAGTGGCCAGCGCCCAGCGCCGCTTTGTGCAGTGGGCCCGCCGCCTGCAGGCCAGGGTAGGCCAGCAGCAGCTGCAGGGCTATGCGCCCTACCACCAGGCCCGCCGCCTGCAAGACCAGATACAGCCCGCTGGGCTGACACAGGAGCGCGTGCTGGCCCTGCCCGCCCTGGGCGGAAACCCCCATGAGCGAATTGCCCAAATGATGCAAGCACTGGTACCATCCGCCGAAAAAATGCAAATTTGGGAGCTACAAGCGCCCTAG